ACTGCTCCCGTTAGCTAGGAGGACTGTGTCGTCGACATACAGTAGATGGGAGATGGGCTTGCAATTGCTGCGATTGTGATATGGACGGCAGATGCCTCTATCAATCCACATCATTCacatgttttgccaaatcattttatgacatgagctcaaaaatgaggtggatccaatgcTCAACTGGGCAacacaataaaaaataatggaGATCGTacgcccacagttgaaacattcatggggctacaaaagctttggatcaggctaatatttttattctttttaagtCTGGATCAATGAATCACTTAAATCACAAACGTTTTGAGAGTGCAAGGAAGATTGAAGGAGAGTAAGGAAAGAGCTAGTGGACTCTACATTCATATTGAGGGTCCATGGGTGAGGCTTCCAGAGGAGCTCGAGGTTTCTCCATTTTCGTTGGGAACATCACATTCGATACAAACCAGGAGGACCTGTACAAGATCTTCACCAAGTATGGAATAATCATGGACGTTTTCACTCCTTGGGCCAAGAATCTCAATCGGCATAAAGGATGTGCCTTCATCAAATTCATGTACGCAGCTGACACTTACACGGCGATAGGTGTTTTAAACAGAAGGATGGTGGATGTGAGGAAGCTGGCGGTGGAGATGGCTAAGCCTACAAAAACCCTAAAACCAGTATCCCAAAACCTCACCAGGGAGCCAAGCACCCGCCAACCCCAGCCCGCCCCATCTCTCAAAAAACCCTCTGTCAAACCCCAAAATCCCTCTCTCCC
This region of Magnolia sinica isolate HGM2019 chromosome 1, MsV1, whole genome shotgun sequence genomic DNA includes:
- the LOC131248065 gene encoding serine/arginine-rich splicing factor SC35-like, with the protein product MGEASRGARGFSIFVGNITFDTNQEDLYKIFTKYGIIMDVFTPWAKNLNRHKGCAFIKFMYAADTYTAIGVLNRRMVDVRKLAVEMAKPTKTLKPILPSNHACDESQVPYSLFPRHQPSPLNADTPPGLAPSQEQPPLPA